The following are from one region of the Equus przewalskii isolate Varuska chromosome 21, EquPr2, whole genome shotgun sequence genome:
- the DEFB124 gene encoding beta-defensin 124 — protein MTQLLLLIVALLVLGHVPPGRSEFKRCWKGQGACRTYCTRQETYMHLCPDGSLCCLPYGLKAPAAPKPESV, from the exons ATGACACAGCTGCTTCTGCTCATTGTGGCTCTCCTGGTCCTGGGTCATGTGCCGCCAG GGAGAAGTGAATTCAAACGGTGCTGGAAGGGCCAAGGGGCCTGCCGGACTTACTGCACGAGGCAAGAGACCTACATGCATCTGTGCCCAGATGGCTCCCTGTGCTGTCTCCCCTACGGACTCAAGGCTCCGGCGGCCCCCAAGCCTGAATCTGTGTAG